The Acidobacteriota bacterium DNA segment CGCTTTCTCGCACGCGCCCTGGAAAAGAGCTGCGCCAGTCCCGCCAAGTTTGCTTTGCGGCAGAGCTGAGAGCTGCGATCGCGTAGACGGTCCAGGGCATTAACGAGAGGATCAGAACGGGAAGGTAAAACCAGAATGGCTGCTTGTGCTGGAAAAGGTCGGTGGCGAAGCGCTCGAGGTTGTGTTCGAGGAAAAAGACTTTGAAGAAGTCTTTGTTCGCCATTTGCACGGCGATGTACCAGGGCAGCACAATGACGGAGTAGATCAGCACTCCGGGCAACCACACCATCTTCCAAACCAGTTTCAAATCGCGCCGCACAATCGCAAAAATCAGCACGATAAAGAATGCGAGACCCGGCGCTACCGGTCCTTTTGCAAGCGTGCCAACAGCGAGAAAGAAATAGAGATCAAAGAGCCAGAATTTCTTTCCCGTTTCGAACCAGGCATACCATCCGAGCATGGCGAAGGCAAATGGCGCGGCCAATTGCATGTCGGTAGAAGCCCCGCGGGAAAAGCCAATCACTGCAGCGGATGTGGCTGTGATGAGCGCGGCGCCAAACTGCGCTCCCGGACGGAAGCGCCGCATGTGGAAGTAAATAATGATGACAAGTGCAGCCGCGAAAGTCGCGGAGGGTAAGCGGGCTGCCCAATCCTTGTCGCCGAATGTTCGAAAAGCCGCGGCTGCACGCCAATAATAGAGTGCGGGCTTCTCCAACCAGGGACTCCCATGCAGCGTAGGCGTAACGAAGTCGTTGTTGTGCAGCATCTCGCGCGCTACCTGCGCATAGCGCGGCTCGTCCGCACCAACCAGCCCGAAGCTGCCAAGACCGTAGAAGAAAAGCAGGAGAGAGAGCGCAAATACAGTGGCTACCTCGATGACGAGAATGCGCCTTCTTGGGTCCGTTCCCTGCTCGATGGCTGTCGCTGGTACTACCAAGATTGTGCCCAGGAAGCTTTTGGTTTGCATACGGGCAGAGTGAACCGCAGTCTCTGAACAAGAGACACAGCCACGATGTGATCTTCTCTTGTGATCAATTCAGGCTGTCGCCTCAGGCCCGCGTCCGCCAGGAGAAAACACTCCACCGAGCTGGGCCAGAATGAGTTCGAGGGATCTCGATAGCGGACCAGATACCGCGCAACCACTCGCACAGGCGTGCCCGCCGCCACCGAACTGCTCAGCTATTGCGGCGACGTTCACCTGTCCTTTACTGCGTAGGCTTACGCGATATCTGCCGTCTGCAAGTTCGCGAAAAAAAAGTGCCACTTCGACGCCCTGGATACTCAAGGCGTAATTCACAAGACCTTCGCAGTCCTCGTCCAGTCCGCCGCTGCGCTCCATCTCCGCCGACGAGATGTGCATATATGCCAAAGCTCCTTCGCGATGGAGATTCGATAACGCGTTCCCCAATAGCCTCATCTTTGAAGTGGGATTGGAAAAATACACATGGTGCGCGATATCAACAGGGTTTGCCCCGCGGCGCACTAATTGCTGCGCCAGCTCGAATGCGCGCTCGTCAGTACCCGCATAACAGAATGCTCCCGTATCGGTAAGAACTGCAGTGTACAAGCACGTTGCCATTTCGGGAGTAATGCTTGCATTGGCGGCCCGGGCAAGTTCATAAACCATTTCTCCAACTGCACAGGCATTGACGTCAATCCAGTTCACGTCGGCAAAGTTGCGGGCGCTGTTGTGATGATCAATATTGATGAGAAAGCGGCCTTCGAGGCCCTGGAGTCGCGTACGCTGCACGCCATCGCATTCGAGGATGATGGCCGTAGCAGGAGCACCATCCGGAATCTGCGAACTGTGCAGGATCACGTCAGCATATGGCAGTGGACCATAGATCAGCGGTACTGCATCGCTCATGACCACCTGGCTGGTCTTCCCCAGCTGGCGCAGCATTTGATAGAGGGCTAGCAAAGAGCCAATGGCGTCGCCATCAGGTCGAGCATGCGACGTAAGTACAAAGGCTTCGCGCTGCTCGATTTGCTTGAGCACCTGATCCATCATGGCGCTAAACGAGATGCCTCCTGCTCTGCTACGTCTTCCTTTTCCTCTTAGTGCGTCCGAGTAATTCGCCGATACGCGAAACGTATTGCTCGGAGCGGTCGATCACGAATACGAGCTCTGGCGCATGACGCAGTCCCATGCGATCTGCCAACTGATGACGAATGAAGCCTTTTGCGGCATTGAGTCCGGCGAGCGTCTGCTCCGCTTCATCATCATCGCCATCGACGCGAACGAAAACACGCGCCATCTTGCCGCCCGGAGCGAGTACCACTTCGGTGACCGCGACCAAACCTATGCGAGGATCTCCAAGTTCTCCCTCGAGAATGAGATCGATCTCCTCGCGAAACGCTTCCACCCGCCGCTCGCGCTGATGTTTCGGGGCGCGTGGCTGTACCATGAAAGGCTCCCGTGAATAAAACTCATGAGCATACCAGAAGATTATGTGATTTCGTGATTCGGTAATTTCGTGATTTGGAAGATGCATTTGAACAGGAAACCTTTGTGACACTTACCTTTTGCACGAGCACAGGGAGAGACTGCAAGTGTGATCCCGCTCTTCAAAATCAGAAATCGTTTCGCTTGCGAAATCACAGAATTCCTATGACTCATCTCCGCCTTATTGAGGAGGCTGTGCGTTGGCTGCGCTCCAAGTATCGTTGTAGCATTGTTCTATCCGAACAGAGCTGCTCCAGTGGCGAGACTCCTGACGCCATCGGATGGAAGGGACAAAATCACTCGGTCGTGATCGAGTGCAAAGTCTCGCGATCGGACTTCCATGCCGATGCCTTGAAGCCCTGGCGCACCGATCCACAGCACGCCCTCGGATGCGAGCGTTTTTATCTCGCTCCGGCAGAGATGATCTCCGTCGACGAATTGTCCTGCGGCTGGGGACTTCTCGAAGTTCGTGGTCGTGAGATACGTGTTATGCAGAAGTCGAAAAAGAACCTTCGCACTTCCGAAGGCCTGGCAAACGAAATGAACCTGCTTCTCGCGAGTTTGCGGCGAGTGGAAGTAAGGATCGAACCGCAAACAATCACTGATTTCCTAAAATGGAAAAACCGGATGGCGCGATACAACGGTGGCGCTTTGCCTTCTGGTCTTGCCGCAGAAGAAGCTGAGCAGAACCTCTATCTGGCGATGCGAACTGGGGCGCTTTGAGTTGCGACCGATTCTGAAGTTCTGAGTTCCAATTCAGAAGCGCCAGCCTGCAAGAACCAGCCTCCCCTAATGTCTTTTTGTCTTTCTCACTGTTCACAGGCGAACACTCACTCCTTTGGTCGAACAGCCCAGTGAACTTGAAGCCGCAGTCAAGCTGCTGATTTCCCTCAAGTTAGTTCTTTTTTTGCATTGGTCCCGGGATTGCGGTCTCAATGCGTTTAACTTCTAATCCTGGGATTGATACGATGCAAAACTTGTTGCAAGAACTGCGGTATGGAATTCGCACACTGAACAGGAGCCGTGGCTTCGCCTTGGCTGCGGTGCTGGTCCTCGCCCTGGGCATTGGCGCTAATACCGCGATCTTCAGCGTAGTAAATGCGGTGCTGTTGCGACCTCTTCCTTTCCCCCAGCCGGATCGACTGGTGCAGATCTGGCATACACCTCCGCAGAAAAGCTTTCCCGGAATGAAGGAATTTGCAGTGTCTGCTGCGAATTATCTTGACTGGGCCGCGCAGAACCACGTGTTTCAGCAAATCTCCATTTACTCGTGGTCTTCCTTCAACCTCACCGGCAAGCGAGAACCACAGTTCGTAAGTGGGCGTGCCGTTTCATCGGAATTCTTCCCGGTTTTGCAGGCTCAACCGCTATTGGGACGCATCTTCACGCGCGATGAAGATCAGCCCGGCCACAACCATGTGGTCATACTCAGCGAAAGCTTCTGGCGTAACCAATTTGCTGCGGATCCGGGAATCGTTGGTCAGGACATCTCGCTCGACGGAGCAGCTTACCGCGTGATCGGCGTGATGCCGGCGAAGTTTCAGTTTCCAATTGCATCGGATCCCGCTGACGCGGCAAAGCTCTGGACCCCCTTGGCAATGACAGACAAGGAGCGCGCCGTGCGAGGCGAGCATCACTATTCGGTGATCGGGCGATTGCGTCCGGGAGTGAGCATACAGCAGACACAAGCTGAGATGGATACGATCTCGCGCCGCCTCGAACAGGAATTTCCCGCTGATGACAAGGGTTGGGGCGCAGTCGTTAAGCCACTGCGCGAAGAATTAGTAGGAGACGTCCGTACTCCGCTGCTCGTGCTGCTCGGTGCAGTCGCGCTCGTCCTGCTGATCGCCTGTGCAAATGTGGCAAATCTCGTGCTGGCAAGAATCGTGTCACGCCAGAAAGAGATTGCGGTTCGTTCCGCCTTGGGAGCATCAAGAATTCGCCTGCTTCGGCAGGTAGTTTGCGAGACAGTCGTCTTGTCCGTGACCGGAGGATTGCTCGGACTCCTCATCGCTCATTTTGGAGTAAGGCTGATCGTCGCGTTTCTCGCGTCAAAACTGCCACGGGCTTCCGCCATTGCAGTGGACGGCTGGGTGCTCGCGTTTACGCTGGTAGTGTCGTTCGTTGCCGGCATCGTCGCAAGTCTTGTGCCGGCATTCAGGCTCAGTAAAGTGAATGTGAGCGAAGCTCTCAAGCAAGGCACGCGGACAAGTTCAGACGGGGCAGGAAATCGCA contains these protein-coding regions:
- a CDS encoding bifunctional oligoribonuclease/PAP phosphatase NrnA, encoding MMDQVLKQIEQREAFVLTSHARPDGDAIGSLLALYQMLRQLGKTSQVVMSDAVPLIYGPLPYADVILHSSQIPDGAPATAIILECDGVQRTRLQGLEGRFLINIDHHNSARNFADVNWIDVNACAVGEMVYELARAANASITPEMATCLYTAVLTDTGAFCYAGTDERAFELAQQLVRRGANPVDIAHHVYFSNPTSKMRLLGNALSNLHREGALAYMHISSAEMERSGGLDEDCEGLVNYALSIQGVEVALFFRELADGRYRVSLRSKGQVNVAAIAEQFGGGGHACASGCAVSGPLSRSLELILAQLGGVFSPGGRGPEATA
- a CDS encoding ABC transporter permease — translated: MQNLLQELRYGIRTLNRSRGFALAAVLVLALGIGANTAIFSVVNAVLLRPLPFPQPDRLVQIWHTPPQKSFPGMKEFAVSAANYLDWAAQNHVFQQISIYSWSSFNLTGKREPQFVSGRAVSSEFFPVLQAQPLLGRIFTRDEDQPGHNHVVILSESFWRNQFAADPGIVGQDISLDGAAYRVIGVMPAKFQFPIASDPADAAKLWTPLAMTDKERAVRGEHHYSVIGRLRPGVSIQQTQAEMDTISRRLEQEFPADDKGWGAVVKPLREELVGDVRTPLLVLLGAVALVLLIACANVANLVLARIVSRQKEIAVRSALGASRIRLLRQVVCETVVLSVTGGLLGLLIAHFGVRLIVAFLASKLPRASAIAVDGWVLAFTLVVSFVAGIVASLVPAFRLSKVNVSEALKQGTRTSSDGAGNRTRGMLVVSEVALSLMLLVGAGLLIRTLWALRKVDPGLDPHNVVAIIPSISRIAFPQPAQEIAFYEELVDKVKALPGIESAAAIDDLPLSGSGSNQPIQIEGHPVQAMADQPEVSVRISSPGYFHTMHIPLMHGRDFGDQDTASSPGTIIISQSMAQRFWPNEDPVGRHLTLTFFPNKIREIVGVVGDIKDRGLDSAEPAAMLYVPLAQLTAPPTVVWRSFPLWLMVRAQSNAASITPATINAMHQLNSQLPIGDVITMEDFIASTLSQQRFNMLLLAVFAGVALVLAAIGIYSVLAYTVRRRVREIGIRMALGAQTSDVVKMVVSEGMKPTALGVAIGVAGALALGRFISSLIYGVKPTDLGTFMTVSLALVLVSFLASVIPAYRATRVEPVTTLRDE
- the rbfA gene encoding 30S ribosome-binding factor RbfA, whose translation is MVQPRAPKHQRERRVEAFREEIDLILEGELGDPRIGLVAVTEVVLAPGGKMARVFVRVDGDDDEAEQTLAGLNAAKGFIRHQLADRMGLRHAPELVFVIDRSEQYVSRIGELLGRTKRKRKT
- a CDS encoding dolichyl-phosphate-mannose--protein mannosyltransferase, which encodes MQTKSFLGTILVVPATAIEQGTDPRRRILVIEVATVFALSLLLFFYGLGSFGLVGADEPRYAQVAREMLHNNDFVTPTLHGSPWLEKPALYYWRAAAAFRTFGDKDWAARLPSATFAAALVIIIYFHMRRFRPGAQFGAALITATSAAVIGFSRGASTDMQLAAPFAFAMLGWYAWFETGKKFWLFDLYFFLAVGTLAKGPVAPGLAFFIVLIFAIVRRDLKLVWKMVWLPGVLIYSVIVLPWYIAVQMANKDFFKVFFLEHNLERFATDLFQHKQPFWFYLPVLILSLMPWTVYAIAALSSAAKQTWRDWRSSFPGRVRESEQIGDSFPEFLVIWALFPILFFSFSQSKLPGYILPSIPPCTILTADYLQRRKRAAMRTGLLFGHSLITAVLTAAVLLVPHVVLEPKTMPPKAALGYAGVTGAAVFCFIFVLVRRRGARMLLWTTIVPVAFGIFFLLHYAGRILGEAYSSRQVADYVKQIEHDNLHTQIRPVAVLDTRREVEYGLGFYLDQRIERYERGEIPTVGHILVARAGEHATIEKLIGPNRSVVSFGSPFPGKANPQHLEVLWVSSSGSISR